One segment of Cyanobacteriota bacterium DNA contains the following:
- a CDS encoding M48 family metallopeptidase codes for MPIELPPGTAAHSEDSSPDTSNRQLLVIGGLFLAFVVGLIWLFVTLITNLVLLLPPSVEQQLGAVMVPAFEQQAKSSPTQDTLNQLLDSLEQHLPADKRRDYRVLYIPQDVVNAIAIPGDRVIIYKGLLAEAGSENEVMMVLGHELGHFVNRDHLRGIGRGLAIQLLLAVFLGDAGAIQNVAISGVARISQARFSQAQELKADEVGLTLLAQHYGQVAGATDFFERISRLPGANIAFLSTHPAPRKRVAELRRLIRQRGYAMGTKVPLPPALAVGDK; via the coding sequence ATGCCGATCGAACTACCACCAGGAACCGCTGCTCACAGTGAAGATAGCTCACCAGATACTAGCAACCGTCAGCTTTTAGTAATTGGAGGGCTGTTTCTTGCCTTTGTAGTAGGGTTAATTTGGTTGTTTGTAACACTCATTACTAACTTGGTGCTGCTATTGCCCCCCAGTGTTGAGCAACAACTAGGGGCAGTAATGGTACCTGCTTTTGAGCAACAGGCAAAGTCTTCACCCACCCAAGACACCCTAAATCAACTATTAGACAGCCTGGAGCAGCATCTGCCTGCGGATAAACGCCGAGACTATCGGGTGCTGTACATTCCCCAGGATGTTGTGAACGCGATTGCGATTCCTGGCGATCGGGTGATTATCTACAAAGGTCTGCTGGCAGAAGCAGGCTCTGAAAACGAAGTGATGATGGTGCTCGGCCATGAACTGGGGCACTTTGTAAACCGAGATCACTTACGTGGCATTGGCAGAGGACTAGCGATTCAGTTGTTGCTAGCCGTCTTTTTGGGAGATGCAGGAGCTATACAAAATGTCGCCATCTCTGGAGTAGCGAGAATTAGCCAAGCTAGGTTTTCCCAAGCCCAAGAACTAAAGGCCGATGAAGTAGGATTGACCCTACTCGCTCAGCACTATGGGCAGGTCGCTGGAGCAACGGATTTCTTTGAGCGTATTAGCAGGCTTCCCGGTGCTAACATTGCGTTTCTATCGACGCATCCTGCTCCTAGAAAGCGCGTTGCTGAGCTTCGGCGCTTGATTCGGCAACGGGGATATGCTATGGGCACGAAAGTCCCCCTACCGCCTGCTCTGGCTGTTGGTGACAAGTAG